The Henckelia pumila isolate YLH828 chromosome 2, ASM3356847v2, whole genome shotgun sequence genome includes a window with the following:
- the LOC140885424 gene encoding nucleobase-ascorbate transporter 6-like isoform X2 — protein sequence MLGTTVIIPTALVPQMGGRNEEKAKVIQTSLFVAGLNTLLQTTFGTRLPAVMGGSYTFVAPTISIILSGRWSDPDPISKFKKIMRATQGAFIIASTVQIVLGFSGLWRNVARFLSPLSAVPLVALAGFGLYEFGFPGVANCVEIGLPQLIILVLFSQYLVHFVHPGKNIVDRFAVLFSVTIVWIYAHILTVGGAYNGKPTKTQTSCRTDRAGLISAAPWIRVPYPFQWGAPSFDAGEAFAMIMTAFVALVESTGGFIAVSRYASATPLPPSILSRGVGWQGIAILLSGVFGTANGSSVSIENAGLLALTRVGSRRVVQISAIFMLFFSVLGKFGAVFASIPTPIFAALYCLFFAYVGAAGLSFLQFCNLNSFRTKFILGFSIYLGLSVPQYFKEYTAINTYGPVHTSGRWFNDIVNVPFSSKPFVAGILAYFLDNTLHKKDGQIRKDRGKNWWDKFRTFKSDVRSEEFYSLPFRLNKYFPSV from the exons ATGCTTGGCACAACAGTCATCATACCCACCGCACTGGTTCCGCAAATGGGGGGAAGAAAT GAAGAGAAAGCCAAGGTTATCCAGACTTCGTTGTTTGTTGCTGGGTTAAATACTCTGTTACAAACAACTTTTGGCACCAGATTACCAGCTGTAATGGGAGGTTCATATACCTTTGTCGCACCTACAATATCCATAATCTTGTCTGGTAGATGGAGCGACCCAGATCCCATATCG AAGTTTAAAAAGATAATGCGGGCCACCCAGGGTGCATTTATTATTGCCTCCACCGTTCAAATCGTTCTTGGTTTCAGTGGTCTTTGGCGAAATGTTGCCAG GTTTCTGAGCCCACTTTCAGCTGTTCCTTTGGTGGCTCTTGCTGGTTTTGGCCTCTATGAGTTTGGTTTCCCCGGG GTTGCCAACTGTGTCGAGATAGGGTTGCCGCAGCTCATAATTTTGGTTCTCTTTTCTCAG TATTTGGTCCATTTCGTACATCCGGGAAAGAATATTGTGGACCGCTTTGCAGTTTTATTTTCAGTGACAATTGTGTGGATTTATGCACATATATTAACTGTGGGGGGTGCCTACAATGGAAAGCCCACAAAGACCCAAACGAGCTGTAGAACCGACCGTGCTGGACTAATCAGTGCTGCTCCATG GATAAGAGTTCCATATCCCTTTCAATGGGGAGCACCTTCATTTGATGCTGGTGAAGCATTTGCCATGATTATGACTGCATTTGTTGCTCTTGTAGAG TCCACCGGTGGATTTATTGCTGTGTCCAGATATGCAAGCGCAACCCCTTTACCCCCATCTATTCTCAGCCGTGGTGTAGGATGGCAG GGCATTGCAATCTTGCTATCTGGTGTGTTTGGAACTGCAAATGGGTCTTCTGTATCAAT TGAGAATGCTGGCCTGTTAGCGCTGACACGTGTTGGAAGTCGAAGAGTAGTGCAGATATCTGCTATATTCATGCTTTTCTTTTCTGTTCTTG GAAAATTTGGAGCAGTCTTTGCTTCTATACCAACACCCATCTTCGCCGCTTTGTACTGCCTCTTTTTTGCCTATGTTG GTGCCGCTGGTTTAAGTTTTCTCCAGTTCTGTAACCTCAACAGTTTCCGGACCAAATTCATACTAGGCTTCTCTATTTATCTGGGCTTGTCTGTTCCCCAGTACTTCAAGGAGTACACTGCCATCAACACATATGGTCCCGTTCACACATCCGGTCGATGG TTCAACGATATCGTGAACGTTCCGTTTTCGTCGAAACCTTTTGTGGCTGGTATTCTTGCATACTTCTTGGACAACACGTTACACAAGAAGGATGGGCAGATAAGGAAAGATAGGGGCAAGAATTGGTGGGACAAATTCCGTACGTTCAAGTCCGATGTAAGAAGCGAGGAATTCTATTCACTTCCCTTCCGTCTTAACAAATATTTCCCGTCTGTGTGA
- the LOC140885424 gene encoding nucleobase-ascorbate transporter 6-like isoform X1 — MAGGAAPKADEPAPHPPKDQLPNVSYCITSPPPWPEAILLGFQHYIVMLGTTVIIPTALVPQMGGRNEEKAKVIQTSLFVAGLNTLLQTTFGTRLPAVMGGSYTFVAPTISIILSGRWSDPDPISKFKKIMRATQGAFIIASTVQIVLGFSGLWRNVARFLSPLSAVPLVALAGFGLYEFGFPGVANCVEIGLPQLIILVLFSQYLVHFVHPGKNIVDRFAVLFSVTIVWIYAHILTVGGAYNGKPTKTQTSCRTDRAGLISAAPWIRVPYPFQWGAPSFDAGEAFAMIMTAFVALVESTGGFIAVSRYASATPLPPSILSRGVGWQGIAILLSGVFGTANGSSVSIENAGLLALTRVGSRRVVQISAIFMLFFSVLGKFGAVFASIPTPIFAALYCLFFAYVGAAGLSFLQFCNLNSFRTKFILGFSIYLGLSVPQYFKEYTAINTYGPVHTSGRWFNDIVNVPFSSKPFVAGILAYFLDNTLHKKDGQIRKDRGKNWWDKFRTFKSDVRSEEFYSLPFRLNKYFPSV, encoded by the exons ATGGCAGGTGGAGCAGCACCAAAGGCAGATGAGCCGGCGCCACACCCACCAAAAGATCAGCTTCCGAATGTTTCTTATTGCATTACCAGCCCTCCTCCATGGC CTGAGGCCATCCTTCTTGGATTTCAACATTATATAGTTATGCTTGGCACAACAGTCATCATACCCACCGCACTGGTTCCGCAAATGGGGGGAAGAAAT GAAGAGAAAGCCAAGGTTATCCAGACTTCGTTGTTTGTTGCTGGGTTAAATACTCTGTTACAAACAACTTTTGGCACCAGATTACCAGCTGTAATGGGAGGTTCATATACCTTTGTCGCACCTACAATATCCATAATCTTGTCTGGTAGATGGAGCGACCCAGATCCCATATCG AAGTTTAAAAAGATAATGCGGGCCACCCAGGGTGCATTTATTATTGCCTCCACCGTTCAAATCGTTCTTGGTTTCAGTGGTCTTTGGCGAAATGTTGCCAG GTTTCTGAGCCCACTTTCAGCTGTTCCTTTGGTGGCTCTTGCTGGTTTTGGCCTCTATGAGTTTGGTTTCCCCGGG GTTGCCAACTGTGTCGAGATAGGGTTGCCGCAGCTCATAATTTTGGTTCTCTTTTCTCAG TATTTGGTCCATTTCGTACATCCGGGAAAGAATATTGTGGACCGCTTTGCAGTTTTATTTTCAGTGACAATTGTGTGGATTTATGCACATATATTAACTGTGGGGGGTGCCTACAATGGAAAGCCCACAAAGACCCAAACGAGCTGTAGAACCGACCGTGCTGGACTAATCAGTGCTGCTCCATG GATAAGAGTTCCATATCCCTTTCAATGGGGAGCACCTTCATTTGATGCTGGTGAAGCATTTGCCATGATTATGACTGCATTTGTTGCTCTTGTAGAG TCCACCGGTGGATTTATTGCTGTGTCCAGATATGCAAGCGCAACCCCTTTACCCCCATCTATTCTCAGCCGTGGTGTAGGATGGCAG GGCATTGCAATCTTGCTATCTGGTGTGTTTGGAACTGCAAATGGGTCTTCTGTATCAAT TGAGAATGCTGGCCTGTTAGCGCTGACACGTGTTGGAAGTCGAAGAGTAGTGCAGATATCTGCTATATTCATGCTTTTCTTTTCTGTTCTTG GAAAATTTGGAGCAGTCTTTGCTTCTATACCAACACCCATCTTCGCCGCTTTGTACTGCCTCTTTTTTGCCTATGTTG GTGCCGCTGGTTTAAGTTTTCTCCAGTTCTGTAACCTCAACAGTTTCCGGACCAAATTCATACTAGGCTTCTCTATTTATCTGGGCTTGTCTGTTCCCCAGTACTTCAAGGAGTACACTGCCATCAACACATATGGTCCCGTTCACACATCCGGTCGATGG TTCAACGATATCGTGAACGTTCCGTTTTCGTCGAAACCTTTTGTGGCTGGTATTCTTGCATACTTCTTGGACAACACGTTACACAAGAAGGATGGGCAGATAAGGAAAGATAGGGGCAAGAATTGGTGGGACAAATTCCGTACGTTCAAGTCCGATGTAAGAAGCGAGGAATTCTATTCACTTCCCTTCCGTCTTAACAAATATTTCCCGTCTGTGTGA